In the Campylobacter sp. RM6914 genome, one interval contains:
- a CDS encoding amino acid ABC transporter ATP-binding protein, which translates to MIEIRNLNKNYGDLQVLKDINVDIKEGEIIAIIGPSGGGKSTFLRCINRLEEPSSGHIKIKGEDITDKNTDINKIRQKVSMVFQHFNLFANKNVLENLIIAPIKAEILNKEEAIKKADELLKSVGLSDKREAFPHKLSGGQKQRIAIARSLAMSPDVILFDEPTSALDPEMIGEVLDIMKDVANKGLTMLVVTHEMGFAKNVANRIFFMDGGRITVDDTPKNVFENPQNPRLREFLGKVLNH; encoded by the coding sequence ATGATTGAGATTAGAAATTTAAACAAAAACTACGGTGATTTGCAAGTTTTAAAAGACATCAACGTTGACATTAAAGAGGGCGAGATAATCGCCATAATAGGTCCAAGCGGTGGAGGTAAAAGCACATTTTTGCGTTGCATAAACCGCCTTGAAGAGCCGTCAAGCGGACATATAAAGATAAAAGGCGAAGATATAACTGACAAAAACACGGATATAAATAAAATTCGCCAAAAAGTAAGCATGGTTTTTCAGCACTTTAATCTTTTTGCAAACAAAAACGTCCTCGAAAATTTAATCATAGCTCCGATAAAAGCGGAAATTTTAAACAAAGAAGAGGCAATCAAAAAGGCTGACGAACTACTAAAAAGTGTCGGACTAAGCGACAAAAGAGAAGCTTTCCCACACAAACTGTCAGGCGGTCAAAAACAACGTATTGCTATAGCAAGAAGTTTGGCCATGAGTCCTGATGTTATTTTGTTTGACGAGCCGACATCAGCCCTTGACCCAGAGATGATAGGCGAAGTGCTTGATATAATGAAAGACGTTGCAAACAAAGGACTTACGATGCTTGTTGTTACCCATGAGATGGGCTTCGCTAAAAACGTAGCAAATAGAATTTTCTTCATGGACGGCGGAAGGATAACGGTTGATGATACGCCTAAAAATGTATTTGAAAATCCACAAAATCCACGCTTAAGAGAATTCTTGGGTAAAGTTTTAAATCACTAA
- a CDS encoding transporter substrate-binding domain-containing protein, which translates to MRKFLALVAVGLLGVLNAQTLKVGMSMDYPPFEFINDQAKPSGFDVELIEAISKKIGVEVTLHNISFDGLIPALKAGKINAVMSAMSATDDRRKSVDFTDSYYATENLFIRKKGSDINENNIKGKKIGVQLGTVQEAAANMIEGAKVVPSDNILGAIMGLKVGKVDIVLVDSSIGYGYLKQNSDLEEFLKLPDGSEGFSIAFDKGKQTEIIGKINKALEELKADGTFDAIAKKYDLQ; encoded by the coding sequence ATGAGAAAATTTTTAGCACTTGTTGCTGTTGGGCTTTTGGGTGTATTAAACGCACAAACGTTAAAAGTTGGCATGAGTATGGATTACCCGCCGTTTGAATTTATAAACGATCAAGCTAAACCTAGTGGATTTGACGTAGAGTTAATAGAAGCAATATCTAAAAAAATAGGCGTTGAAGTAACTTTACACAACATCAGCTTTGACGGACTTATCCCTGCATTAAAAGCAGGCAAGATAAATGCCGTAATGTCGGCCATGAGCGCAACTGACGACAGAAGAAAATCGGTTGATTTTACAGACTCTTACTATGCTACAGAGAATTTATTTATCCGCAAAAAAGGCTCTGACATAAACGAAAACAACATAAAAGGTAAAAAAATAGGCGTTCAACTAGGCACTGTTCAAGAGGCTGCAGCAAACATGATAGAGGGTGCTAAAGTGGTTCCTTCTGATAATATCCTAGGCGCTATTATGGGATTAAAAGTAGGCAAAGTAGATATCGTTTTAGTTGATAGTTCTATCGGATATGGTTATTTAAAACAAAATAGCGACTTAGAAGAATTTTTAAAGCTACCTGACGGAAGCGAAGGCTTTTCGATAGCATTTGATAAAGGTAAACAAACAGAAATCATAGGCAAGATAAACAAAGCTCTAGAGGAGCTAAAAGCAGACGGCACTTTTGACGCCATAGCTAAAAAATACGATCTACAATAA
- the tyrS gene encoding tyrosine--tRNA ligase yields MDLNKIMQEIKKGVAEMIDEERVLNLIKNFYENGENFYVKAGFDPTAPDLHLGHSVVLNKMALLQQHGAIIQFLIGDFTGQIGDPTGKSATRKKLDRETVLKNAKTYEEQVFKILDPSKTKIMFNSTWCNELGAAGVIELTSTFPVARMIERDDFEKRLKAGTPISISEFMYPLLQGYDSVAMKCDIEMGGTDQKFNLLMGRTLQRVYNIGKEQAVIMMPLLEGLDGVNKMSKSLGNYIGVTDNANDMFAKTLSISDELMWRWYELLSQKSVDEIAALKEAVKNGSYHPKKAKEDLAFEITARYHDEETAQKARDEFNNVHASGELPSDIKEFSMNEPAWIVEALTHCGLTPTNSQARRDIAANAVSIDQNKIKDEQLKLNKGEYVLQVGKKKFARLKVI; encoded by the coding sequence ATTGATTTAAATAAAATAATGCAAGAGATCAAAAAAGGCGTTGCCGAAATGATCGATGAAGAAAGAGTGCTTAATCTTATAAAAAATTTCTACGAAAATGGCGAGAATTTCTACGTAAAAGCAGGATTTGACCCAACAGCACCCGACTTGCACTTAGGGCACTCGGTTGTTTTAAACAAAATGGCACTACTTCAACAACACGGAGCCATTATACAATTTCTAATAGGTGATTTTACTGGACAGATTGGTGATCCTACCGGCAAATCTGCAACTCGCAAGAAGCTTGACCGAGAAACGGTTTTAAAAAATGCCAAAACATACGAAGAGCAAGTTTTTAAAATTTTAGACCCAAGCAAAACCAAGATAATGTTTAACTCTACTTGGTGTAACGAACTTGGAGCGGCAGGTGTTATCGAACTAACTAGCACATTTCCTGTAGCTCGTATGATAGAGCGCGATGACTTTGAAAAAAGACTAAAAGCAGGAACCCCGATAAGCATTAGCGAATTTATGTATCCGCTACTTCAAGGATACGACAGTGTTGCTATGAAATGCGACATCGAAATGGGAGGAACGGATCAGAAATTTAACCTCTTAATGGGACGAACTTTGCAACGTGTTTATAATATCGGCAAAGAGCAAGCAGTTATCATGATGCCTCTTCTTGAAGGTCTTGACGGTGTTAATAAAATGAGTAAAAGCTTAGGCAACTACATCGGTGTAACCGATAATGCAAATGATATGTTCGCTAAGACACTAAGCATATCAGACGAGCTTATGTGGCGCTGGTATGAGCTTTTAAGTCAAAAAAGCGTTGATGAGATCGCAGCTCTTAAAGAGGCTGTCAAAAACGGCTCTTACCATCCTAAAAAAGCAAAAGAGGACTTGGCTTTTGAGATAACAGCTCGCTATCATGATGAAGAAACGGCCCAAAAAGCACGTGATGAGTTTAATAACGTTCATGCCTCAGGCGAACTTCCAAGCGATATAAAAGAATTTAGCATGAATGAACCGGCTTGGATAGTAGAGGCATTAACACACTGTGGGCTTACTCCTACAAATTCTCAAGCAAGGCGCGATATAGCGGCAAATGCCGTAAGTATCGATCAAAATAAAATAAAAGACGAACAGCTTAAACTAAACAAAGGCGAATACGTCTTACAAGTTGGCAAGAAAAAATTTGCCAGATTAAAGGTTATATGA
- a CDS encoding amino acid ABC transporter permease, translating to MFNEKFLKILFFVLIVTIGAYYTYPTEMNEIQQTAYLKSYGVTLGLAFGGILIGIALGFFLAFLKFLNVKVLNFIIDEYIDILRGTPIIIQLLIFSVVIFATWSDNFYVAIIALGLNSSAYVAEIVRSGINSVDRGQMEAARAMGLNYYVSMREIVMPQATKNILPALANEFISLFKETSVVGYISVVDITMQSKSLQAVFYNPKPILFTGLVYYVSIKFFALLVRLLEKRLNRHD from the coding sequence TTGTTTAACGAAAAATTTTTAAAAATTCTCTTTTTTGTTCTTATAGTAACCATAGGCGCTTACTACACATATCCGACAGAAATGAACGAGATACAACAAACGGCATACTTAAAGAGTTATGGCGTAACGCTTGGTCTTGCATTTGGTGGCATACTAATCGGCATTGCGCTTGGGTTTTTCCTAGCGTTTTTAAAATTTTTAAATGTAAAAGTATTAAATTTTATCATCGACGAGTATATTGATATACTTCGCGGAACTCCGATTATTATCCAGCTTCTTATATTTTCAGTAGTTATATTTGCAACTTGGAGTGATAACTTTTATGTAGCCATCATTGCACTAGGACTAAATAGCTCGGCTTATGTAGCAGAGATCGTGCGAAGCGGTATAAACAGCGTAGATCGCGGTCAAATGGAGGCCGCGCGAGCAATGGGACTAAACTACTATGTTTCCATGCGCGAGATAGTTATGCCGCAAGCTACTAAAAATATCCTACCCGCTCTTGCTAATGAATTTATATCTTTATTTAAGGAAACTTCGGTCGTAGGTTATATAAGCGTGGTTGACATAACTATGCAAAGCAAGAGCTTGCAGGCTGTATTTTACAACCCAAAACCGATACTTTTTACAGGACTTGTTTATTATGTTAGTATTAAATTTTTCGCGCTTTTGGTTAGACTACTTGAAAAAAGGCTAAATCGCCATGATTGA
- a CDS encoding N-acetylmuramoyl-L-alanine amidase, with translation MHKFLALFLFLAIALFGANESQVFANFDKSFANATAAQKATMHENIKRIYVQAIIKNDINLKKESLERLITSAKALKLDSKSYIADLNKLKGVKTTTKTTKRETPQQQSTKPLYMLSASKMDDTLVLKFNQSLDGIKLKNFSLNQKGAYRNVIDIEAILNGKSLNYKNFIVDSIRIAQFDKKTVRIVFSDSSQKTIKADVKDNTLIITTDNFISKENIKIAKTSTKIQTQTQSKAIPQTPVAKKNKIIVIDPGHGGTDPGAVNGSLKEKVAVLAVSQKLGEYLQKSGYTVYFTRNNDKFINLRTRTKFANDKNADLFLSIHANAAPNAQKAKTMHGIETFFLSPARSERSKNAAALENKSDIEEMNYFSQQTFLNFLNREKIIASNKLGIDMQREILSQARRVYKATDGGVREAPFWVLVGALMPAVLIEIGYITHPTEGKMLYDSAYQNALAKGIANGVESYFAKNR, from the coding sequence ATGCATAAATTTTTAGCCCTGTTTTTGTTTTTAGCAATAGCGCTTTTTGGTGCTAATGAGAGCCAAGTGTTTGCAAATTTCGACAAGAGCTTTGCAAATGCTACGGCTGCACAAAAAGCAACAATGCATGAAAATATTAAGCGAATTTATGTCCAAGCCATCATAAAAAACGATATAAATTTAAAAAAAGAAAGCTTAGAGCGACTTATAACTAGCGCAAAAGCACTAAAATTAGACTCTAAGTCATACATAGCCGACCTAAACAAATTAAAGGGTGTAAAAACAACAACCAAAACCACAAAAAGAGAAACTCCGCAGCAACAATCCACAAAACCTCTTTACATGCTAAGTGCAAGCAAGATGGATGATACATTGGTTTTAAAATTTAACCAATCACTTGATGGTATAAAACTTAAAAATTTCTCATTAAACCAAAAAGGAGCATATAGAAATGTCATCGACATAGAGGCGATTTTAAACGGAAAGAGTTTAAATTATAAAAATTTCATAGTCGATAGTATCCGCATAGCGCAATTTGATAAAAAAACAGTTCGCATAGTATTTAGCGACTCTTCACAAAAAACAATAAAAGCGGACGTAAAAGACAATACTCTAATCATCACTACGGATAATTTCATATCAAAAGAAAACATAAAAATCGCAAAAACAAGCACTAAAATACAAACTCAAACACAGAGTAAAGCTATACCGCAAACACCGGTGGCAAAGAAAAATAAAATAATAGTCATCGATCCCGGTCATGGCGGAACAGACCCTGGAGCGGTAAACGGCAGTTTAAAAGAAAAAGTTGCCGTCTTAGCGGTCTCACAAAAACTTGGCGAATACCTTCAAAAAAGTGGCTATACGGTATATTTTACAAGAAATAACGACAAATTTATCAACCTAAGGACAAGAACCAAATTTGCAAATGACAAAAATGCAGATCTATTTTTATCCATACATGCAAATGCCGCACCAAACGCACAAAAAGCAAAAACAATGCACGGCATAGAGACATTTTTTCTCTCTCCCGCAAGATCTGAACGAAGCAAAAATGCTGCCGCTCTTGAAAACAAATCAGATATCGAAGAGATGAATTATTTCTCCCAGCAAACATTTTTAAATTTCTTAAACCGCGAAAAAATCATCGCTTCAAACAAGCTAGGCATAGACATGCAACGTGAAATTTTATCGCAGGCAAGACGTGTTTATAAAGCTACGGACGGCGGAGTAAGAGAAGCTCCGTTTTGGGTGCTCGTAGGAGCATTAATGCCTGCTGTGCTAATAGAAATCGGTTATATCACGCACCCAACGGAAGGGAAGATGTTATACGATAGTGCATATCAAAACGCACTTGCAAAAGGTATCGCAAACGGCGTTGAGAGCTATTTTGCTAAAAACAGATGA
- the mnmC gene encoding bifunctional tRNA (5-methylaminomethyl-2-thiouridine)(34)-methyltransferase MnmD/FAD-dependent 5-carboxymethylaminomethyl-2-thiouridine(34) oxidoreductase MnmC: MNTAIINFKDKIACNEEFNDIYFNTSDPLGESKYVFASAVDEIFEDQDSFIVAELGFGAGLNFLTLCNKFKNTDKKLHFVSIEMTPISPNDLQEIYKKLNAFKLLSKKLISLYPPIISGIHRIEFSPNITLDLCFGEAKEILPELDFEADVWFMDGFAPSKNSSMWDEEIFKEVARLSKIEAVIRTYSCAKIVRENFIKSGFELTLLKGYGKKRQMSHAVLKHKTQSSVNPWFQRAKTTNLSKNSHAIIVGAGIAGLATAYELSKNGIRVTLMEKENSVATNGSGNISGALMPLITKPEVNLGRMHLNAFLQAVRFYKNTLSKQEINFTGCIEYAYDELLKRRYESRFSDDSKGIFDYDESAKPYPALLIKDGAHVCPIKACKKLAKEFEVLLSYKYLSHKHLKNGKISIKFKHDKKTKSIKADFLIFAAGSESTEIFGDKDITISSVRGQVTHIEKILNNTMPLSALGYICPAKNNIQIIGATYARGDIDPNPRADDDNENLNKLSDFIDIKNTRIISQKVGFRSYSADRFPIIGALHDEEYYKSVYKDLFWTKHKANNALPKYEQNVFVNFAHGSRGLGTAILGAKLIGDLVLNRPLCIEKSLFNDLHPARFLVRKLKRAKI, from the coding sequence ATGAATACGGCAATTATAAATTTCAAAGACAAGATCGCCTGCAACGAAGAATTTAACGATATTTACTTTAACACTAGCGATCCTCTAGGCGAAAGTAAATACGTTTTTGCAAGTGCTGTAGATGAAATTTTTGAAGATCAAGATAGTTTCATCGTGGCAGAGCTTGGCTTTGGGGCAGGCTTAAATTTCTTAACGCTTTGCAATAAATTTAAAAATACAGACAAAAAGCTTCACTTTGTTAGTATTGAAATGACCCCCATTTCACCAAACGATCTACAAGAAATTTATAAAAAGCTTAACGCCTTTAAGCTTTTGAGTAAAAAACTAATTAGTCTATATCCTCCTATCATTAGTGGTATACACAGGATAGAATTTAGCCCAAATATCACTCTTGATCTGTGCTTTGGCGAAGCAAAAGAAATTTTACCGGAACTTGACTTTGAGGCTGATGTTTGGTTTATGGATGGCTTTGCTCCAAGTAAAAATAGTTCAATGTGGGACGAAGAAATTTTTAAAGAGGTCGCTCGTTTAAGTAAGATAGAGGCAGTTATAAGAACATATTCGTGTGCAAAAATCGTACGCGAAAATTTTATAAAATCAGGCTTTGAACTAACTTTACTAAAAGGATACGGCAAAAAACGACAGATGAGTCATGCGGTATTAAAGCATAAAACACAAAGCAGCGTAAATCCATGGTTTCAAAGAGCAAAAACTACAAATTTAAGTAAAAATTCACACGCCATTATTGTAGGCGCGGGCATAGCAGGTCTTGCAACCGCTTATGAACTAAGTAAAAACGGCATACGGGTAACCTTAATGGAAAAAGAAAATTCAGTTGCCACAAACGGTTCCGGTAATATCTCCGGAGCGCTAATGCCGTTAATCACAAAGCCTGAAGTAAATTTAGGTCGAATGCATCTTAACGCATTTTTACAAGCGGTAAGATTTTATAAAAACACTCTAAGCAAACAAGAGATAAATTTTACAGGCTGTATCGAATACGCCTATGACGAACTTTTAAAAAGACGTTATGAGAGCAGGTTTAGCGATGACTCAAAAGGTATTTTTGACTATGACGAAAGCGCAAAGCCATATCCTGCACTGCTCATAAAAGACGGAGCGCATGTTTGCCCCATAAAAGCCTGTAAAAAACTAGCCAAAGAGTTTGAAGTCTTACTCTCGTACAAATACCTAAGCCATAAACACCTAAAAAACGGCAAAATAAGCATAAAATTTAAACACGATAAAAAGACAAAAAGCATAAAAGCCGACTTTTTGATCTTTGCGGCAGGAAGCGAAAGCACGGAAATTTTTGGCGACAAAGATATCACTATAAGTTCAGTTAGAGGACAGGTTACACATATAGAAAAAATTTTAAATAACACCATGCCTCTAAGTGCACTTGGCTATATCTGTCCTGCTAAAAACAACATACAAATAATCGGCGCAACATATGCCAGAGGTGATATTGACCCCAATCCAAGAGCAGATGATGACAACGAAAATTTAAACAAACTAAGCGATTTTATAGATATTAAAAATACCAGGATTATCTCGCAAAAAGTAGGATTTCGAAGCTATAGCGCGGATCGTTTCCCAATTATCGGCGCGCTACATGACGAAGAGTATTATAAAAGCGTTTACAAGGATTTGTTTTGGACAAAGCATAAAGCAAATAACGCCCTACCCAAATACGAACAAAATGTTTTTGTAAATTTTGCCCACGGTTCAAGAGGTCTAGGCACTGCGATACTTGGCGCAAAACTTATAGGAGATCTTGTTTTAAATCGCCCTCTTTGCATAGAAAAAAGTCTATTTAACGACCTTCATCCGGCTAGATTTTTAGTGAGAAAACTAAAACGAGCTAAAATTTAG
- a CDS encoding nitronate monooxygenase, with translation MDLKPVKIGQYELKIPIIQGGMGLGISWDRLASAVSMEGGLGVISSVGTGHYENRSHISKELNLKPLGSENFYSAAGLKAIIDNARKVCGDIPLGVNIMYAANDYARVVKDACEAGFNIIISGAGLPTNLPEFTQEFKHIALVPIVSSAKALKIICKRWTQRYNRLPDAVVLEGPLSGGHQGFTYEQCVDPEYQLEKLIPQVKEEIKQWGDFPLFAAGGIWDKNDIENAISLGADGVQMGTRFIGTHECDASDNFKQMLLDAKQEDIELIKSPVGYPARGIKTNLFSLIEKKIAPKIQCISNCVAPCGHGKEAKMVGYCIADRLYDAYAGVKETGLFFTGANGYRLNEIISVKELIKKLTQGENA, from the coding sequence ATGGACTTAAAACCGGTTAAAATAGGCCAATACGAGCTTAAAATTCCTATCATTCAAGGTGGCATGGGTCTTGGTATAAGCTGGGACAGGCTTGCTTCTGCAGTTAGCATGGAGGGTGGACTTGGAGTTATTAGCTCCGTTGGAACAGGTCACTATGAAAATCGCAGCCACATAAGCAAAGAACTAAATTTAAAACCTCTTGGAAGTGAAAATTTCTACTCTGCAGCAGGACTAAAAGCCATAATAGACAACGCTCGCAAAGTATGCGGCGATATACCACTTGGCGTAAATATCATGTATGCGGCAAACGACTACGCAAGAGTAGTAAAAGACGCATGTGAAGCGGGTTTTAACATAATCATATCCGGCGCGGGACTACCTACAAATTTGCCTGAATTTACACAAGAATTTAAGCATATTGCGCTCGTTCCTATCGTAAGTTCAGCCAAAGCACTCAAAATAATCTGCAAGCGTTGGACACAAAGATACAACCGCTTGCCAGATGCCGTTGTTCTTGAGGGGCCTTTAAGCGGAGGACACCAAGGCTTTACATATGAGCAATGCGTAGACCCCGAGTATCAACTTGAAAAGCTAATCCCGCAAGTAAAAGAAGAGATAAAGCAATGGGGCGACTTTCCGCTCTTTGCGGCAGGAGGAATTTGGGATAAAAACGATATCGAAAATGCTATCTCTCTTGGTGCGGACGGTGTTCAAATGGGAACTCGTTTTATCGGAACTCACGAGTGCGATGCCAGTGATAACTTTAAGCAAATGTTGCTTGATGCAAAACAAGAGGATATAGAGCTTATAAAAAGCCCTGTCGGCTACCCTGCAAGAGGTATTAAGACAAATTTATTTTCACTAATCGAGAAAAAAATAGCACCTAAAATTCAGTGCATAAGCAACTGCGTAGCGCCTTGTGGACACGGCAAAGAGGCAAAAATGGTAGGATACTGTATCGCCGATAGACTTTATGATGCTTATGCCGGAGTTAAAGAAACAGGTCTGTTTTTTACAGGCGCAAACGGATATAGACTAAACGAGATAATAAGCGTGAAAGAGCTGATCAAAAAGCTAACACAAGGCGAAAATGCATAA
- the putP gene encoding sodium/proline symporter PutP, giving the protein MGIGAYVAIALYFGFLLFVGRYSYNKNANMGEYLLDNRRLGPIVTALSAGASDMSGWMLLGVPGALYAVGIANIWMVIGLIIGAYLNYLLLAKRLRVYTEVASDSITIPDFLENRFKDRTKILRIVSGLIILVFFTLYVSSGIIAGGKSFEAFFGLPFNYGAIFTLAIVVFYTFFGGFRAVCITDAFQGTLMFFVLVAIPLTAFFNLNLPENTNLWAEISKLSTAHLDPFANQTFWGILGLMAWGFGYFGQPHIIVRFMAIRNSQELAQARRIGIGWMTIGLAGAMMSGLIGFVYFSTKGGLGDSETVFLKLGEELFSPFLLGIIISAVLAAIMSTISSQLLVSSSSVTKDFILAFYKKEISTSTQVAVGRYAVVAVALVATILAFGSKESVLNVVGNAWAGFGASFGPVLLFSLYWKRMSALGALVGMIAGGATVLFWISSGLNSYVYEILPGIIASSIAIVVVSIWGDAINKMTAEPNEQVIKDEFDRMKTRL; this is encoded by the coding sequence ATGGGCATTGGGGCTTATGTCGCGATTGCGCTTTATTTTGGATTTTTACTTTTTGTCGGAAGGTATTCGTATAATAAAAACGCAAATATGGGAGAGTATCTACTTGATAATCGTCGCTTAGGACCCATAGTTACAGCGCTTAGTGCAGGAGCTAGCGATATGAGTGGCTGGATGCTTCTTGGCGTGCCTGGAGCACTTTACGCCGTTGGTATCGCAAATATCTGGATGGTAATTGGACTTATCATAGGAGCTTATCTGAATTACTTGCTTTTAGCAAAGCGTCTTCGTGTTTATACAGAGGTTGCAAGTGATAGTATCACGATACCTGATTTTTTAGAAAATCGCTTTAAGGATAGAACCAAAATTTTACGTATAGTATCAGGGCTTATCATCCTTGTGTTTTTTACGCTTTATGTAAGTAGCGGGATAATCGCAGGCGGAAAGAGCTTCGAGGCCTTTTTTGGTTTGCCGTTTAATTATGGAGCGATATTTACCTTGGCAATAGTTGTGTTTTATACTTTTTTTGGTGGTTTTCGCGCTGTTTGCATAACAGACGCTTTTCAAGGAACGCTTATGTTTTTTGTGCTTGTCGCTATCCCGTTAACTGCCTTTTTTAATCTAAATTTACCGGAAAATACAAATTTATGGGCGGAAATTTCAAAGCTTAGCACTGCCCATTTAGACCCTTTTGCCAACCAAACTTTTTGGGGAATTTTGGGTCTTATGGCGTGGGGTTTTGGCTACTTTGGACAACCGCATATCATTGTTAGATTTATGGCGATAAGAAATTCGCAAGAGCTTGCCCAGGCTCGTCGTATCGGCATAGGCTGGATGACGATAGGTCTTGCCGGAGCTATGATGAGCGGACTTATAGGATTTGTTTATTTTTCTACAAAAGGAGGGCTTGGAGACTCTGAAACGGTCTTTTTAAAGCTTGGCGAAGAGTTGTTTTCGCCGTTTTTGCTAGGAATTATAATCTCGGCTGTTTTAGCCGCTATCATGAGCACTATTTCAAGCCAACTTTTGGTTAGCTCAAGTTCTGTGACAAAGGACTTTATCCTAGCTTTTTATAAAAAAGAAATTTCAACTTCGACGCAGGTTGCTGTCGGTAGATACGCTGTTGTGGCGGTTGCTTTGGTGGCTACTATTTTAGCTTTTGGCTCAAAAGAGAGCGTTTTAAATGTCGTTGGTAACGCATGGGCTGGGTTTGGAGCTAGTTTTGGTCCTGTGCTACTTTTTAGCTTGTATTGGAAGCGTATGAGCGCGCTTGGTGCGTTGGTTGGGATGATAGCAGGCGGTGCAACGGTGTTGTTTTGGATAAGCTCCGGGTTAAATTCTTATGTTTATGAAATTTTACCGGGTATCATAGCTTCAAGTATTGCTATTGTGGTTGTAAGTATCTGGGGAGATGCGATAAATAAAATGACTGCCGAGCCAAACGAACAAGTCATAAAAGACGAATTTGATAGGATGAAAACCAGACTTTAA